The Mytilus galloprovincialis chromosome 2, xbMytGall1.hap1.1, whole genome shotgun sequence genome has a window encoding:
- the LOC143064759 gene encoding stimulated by retinoic acid gene 6 protein-like, whose protein sequence is MQLLSINGTSDIPLIQHSKTLLTVLDAGFYVSFSLSSIFMVFYVLAIFIGYRKDLEKMQRGDYTFLPMKLRKSLNDNLVAASLRYSGAQIVYLIWCYLLLLLIAWMACIAIAYIVVLPLMGNVPFWFFNPVLIFLPLMLMNFGFMKLQIFLSRRFFLQDFSVMMPKGLRTQKALALDNIKVFNILSFFMFFFHVIIGVVGCLNRIMIGLAIGLISLARLDRCMLPMGFEKYDKGYSTYLGMLMVEVHHRNPVASVFCNELLVSNREKGCANVLLAPANNIQGNVETISQKYRRICRKWAKLYTLINNPSVRHVVERPC, encoded by the exons CTGGATTTTATGTATCATTCTCTCTGTCCAGTATATTCATGGTATTTTACGTCCTTGCAATCTTCATTGGTTATCGTAAAGATCTCGAAAAGATGCAAAGAGGAGACTACACATTCTTGCCAATGAAACTCAGAAAGAGTTTAAATGATAATCTAGTT GCAGCAAGTTTACGGTATTCGGGTGCACAGATTGTATACCTAATATGGT GTTACTTATTACTTCTTCTGATAGCATGGATGGCATGCATTGCGATTGCCTATATTGTAGTGTTGCCTCTAATGGGAAATGTCCCATTTTGGTTTTTTAATCCAGTTCTTATTTTTCT ACCATTGATGCTAATGAATTTCGGCTTTATGAAACTGCAAATCTTCTTATCAAGAAGATTCTTTCTACAGGATTTTTCTGTCATGATGCCTAAAGGGTTAAGGACTCAGAAAGCGCTTGCATTGGATAATAT aaaagtgtTCAACATATTGTCCTTCTTCATGTTCTTCTTCCACGTCATCATTGGAGTTGTTGGCTGTCTTAATCGGATTATGATTGGTCTCGCTATTGGTTTAATATCCCTTGCCAGGTTAGATAGGTGTATGCTTCCGATGGGATTTGAAAAGTATGACAAAg GTTATTCGACTTATCTTGGTATGTTAATGGTAGAAGTTCATCACAGAAATCCAGTAGCGTCCGTATTTTGTAACGAACTACTAGTTAGCAACAGAGAAAAGGGTTGTGCTAACGTTTTACTAGCACCTGCCAATAATATACAAGGGAATGTCGAAACAATCAGTCAAAAATACAGACGTATCTGCCGTAAATGGGCTAAGCTATACACACTAATTAACAATCCATCGGTCAGACATGTAGTTGAAAGACCGTGTTGA